The window TCTTGCCCTATAACCATAGCCAAAACTTTGTTGTCTACACTGGGACTCACGATAACAACACTACCCTGGGTTGGTTTAACCAAGACTTGTCGGACTATGGCAAACAGCGGCTGACTCGCTATCTAGGTGGTCTTAGCTCTATGGGTGTGAATTGGGATTTAATTCGACTAGCCTTTAGCTCTGTTGCCAATTGGGCGATCGTCCCCTTACAAGATGTAATAGGTTTGGATCAATCTGCCCGCATGAACCGCCCTGGTACGCCATCGGGCAATTGGGAGTGGCGATTTCGGGCAGATATGCTAACGGATGAAATCTGCGATCGTCTCCGAGACTTTACTGACATTTACGGACGTATGGCTGTTAGAGATAGCAGTTTGACTGACCAAGACGAGTAGCACACAAAACTTTACGCTCTACGGATTGATAGTAACCTCATAGTTACAACAGACTAGCTAGAATAGTTTATCTGGAATTGCACAGTAAGATGGGCAACATTGAGTAGCGCATTACGGTTTACATTGTGCACAAGTCTACTGTGCACAAGTCAAGACAGTGCATTAGCCTTTTCATGAACTTGTTGCCAGCTAGGAGGGAAGATTATGAAGCTGCACAACCTAGTATCTCAGTGGTGGATTCATTGGCAGCAGGCAACTGCGTCTCGGCGCAGGCGATCGTTGCCCTATTCCCTCGTTAAAACTTACCAAGCTATTAGCTCTGCCTCTGTGGATGACCTGTGGAAAAAAGTTGTGGATTTAGCTGATGTATCCTGGCATCCCATCCTCTTCAAGACTAATGTTCCCTACGGACTCATTGCCAAACCAGGATTGATTTATAAAGCCTTCACCCGCCTCTGCCCTACGATTCCAATTCAGATTTTTGTAGAGCGTGTGAACCCTAGAGAGCTTCTGAGTGTGAGGATTTTGGCCATTCCAGGAGTAGAAGAGCGCGTTACCTACCGAGTTGAATCTACCCTATGTGGCACCTGCATTTCCTACTCAGTTACCTTGCGGGGGTGGCTCTCTCCAGTGATTTGGTCTGTGATTCAACCCTATGCTGAGCGAGTAGCAACACGGCTAGCTCAAGCTGCTGAACAATCGGCGTTGCAGCCTGCCACCCCTAAGCCTACGTCTTGGCAAGAGGGCTGTTTTGATTTTTAGAGAGTCGCTAGATACCGTGGCTTTTGCCAATGACCCAATGACGACGGAAGAACCGAGATAACGCTGTTTCCTCTAGGGCTAGGTAAATAGGGCGACCATGGGGACAGGTGCGCGGATTGCGGGTTTGTTGCCACTGGTCTAGGAGGGTTTGCATGTCTGCCAACGTTAGGGGGGTGCCATTGCGAATAGCACTGCGACAGGCGGTTGCCACTAGGGCAGACTCTAAATCACCACCTAGGCTTAATTCCATCAGTGCCTCAGGACAGTCTGATCGGGCAGCTAGCATAGCGGGGGCTGTACGCACTGCCCAAAGCTGATCCCCAAAGGCTTCTACCTCTAACTCTAGGCGGCGCAGTTGATCCACTTGGGCGGGCGTGAGGTGATTAAGAATGATAGGGGTAGGCAAAACTGTCAACTGCCAGCGATCGCACAATTGCTCATACAACACCCGTTCATGGGCGATGTGCTGTTCCACTAACCACAGACCAGTAGCGTGTTCTGCCAGGATGTATGTGTTGTGAACTTGGGCTAGGGCACGCAGCGGTGTTGGTTGGGGATTGGCTGATGGATGGAGTAGGGAGTCTGAGTCAGGGGCAGCAATTTGGCGACTGACTCGATAGCCTGCCTTAGATTCTGTAGCTGTTAGCAGGTTGGTAACCCGTTGGTTCTGGGTGCCAAGGTGAGTACTAAGGCACTGGTCAATTGCCTGACTCACCCAGTGCTGCCAGTCAGTGAGGTGATGGAGATATACCTCAGTCTTAGCAGGATGGCGGTTCCAGTCAATTTGGCTAGCAGGTACATGCAGATGGACGAAGC of the Cyanobacteriota bacterium genome contains:
- a CDS encoding SRPBCC family protein → MKLHNLVSQWWIHWQQATASRRRRSLPYSLVKTYQAISSASVDDLWKKVVDLADVSWHPILFKTNVPYGLIAKPGLIYKAFTRLCPTIPIQIFVERVNPRELLSVRILAIPGVEERVTYRVESTLCGTCISYSVTLRGWLSPVIWSVIQPYAERVATRLAQAAEQSALQPATPKPTSWQEGCFDF
- the mutL gene encoding DNA mismatch repair endonuclease MutL codes for the protein FTLYSGTTARQLLPQILKDVQSTDLQEMQQAISLAQAPTTNSPQLYPPGDLISNTTHPPNTPTLYLLIGLPDRCHRHRPDWVKVAVNGRCVQLLEIEQVILASFRRTLPRDRHPICFVHLHVPASQIDWNRHPAKTEVYLHHLTDWQHWVSQAIDQCLSTHLGTQNQRVTNLLTATESKAGYRVSRQIAAPDSDSLLHPSANPQPTPLRALAQVHNTYILAEHATGLWLVEQHIAHERVLYEQLCDRWQLTVLPTPIILNHLTPAQVDQLRRLELEVEAFGDQLWAVRTAPAMLAARSDCPEALMELSLGGDLESALVATACRSAIRNGTPLTLADMQTLLDQWQQTRNPRTCPHGRPIYLALEETALSRFFRRHWVIGKSHGI